A single genomic interval of Pelagerythrobacter marensis harbors:
- a CDS encoding AbrB/MazE/SpoVT family DNA-binding domain-containing protein, with the protein MNATLKITRIGNSAGIILPKEVLAHLEAEIGADVAVVTTPRGIELTRPDDDFETQMAAAREVMMRRKRALRELAK; encoded by the coding sequence ATGAACGCGACGCTCAAGATCACCCGAATCGGCAATTCCGCCGGAATCATCCTGCCGAAGGAGGTGCTGGCACATCTCGAAGCGGAGATTGGCGCCGATGTTGCAGTCGTCACTACACCTCGAGGCATTGAACTCACCCGTCCAGACGACGATTTTGAAACGCAGATGGCAGCTGCGCGCGAAGTGATGATGCGGCGCAAGCGTGCGCTCCGCGAACTCGCAAAATAG
- a CDS encoding bifunctional (p)ppGpp synthetase/guanosine-3',5'-bis(diphosphate) 3'-pyrophosphohydrolase, producing MLRQYELVERVKEYDPDADEALLNRAYVYTVQKHGTQKRASGDPYFSHPVEVAGLMTDLQLDQETIVTALLHDTVEDTLATIEDVEENFGEEVARLVDGVTKLSKIEAMPENERAAENLRKFLLAMSEDIRVLLVKLGDRLHNMRTLHFIKSPEKRRRIARETMDIYAPLAERVGMYEYMREMQLLAFEQLEPEAYRTITGRLEQIRRQGGGQVDAIALTIKQALAEAGLQVEVSGREKHPYSIWRKMAERHLPFDQVSDIMAFRVICESEADCYAALGVLHTTWQFIPGKFKDYISTPKTNGYRSIHTSLIYENSMRVEVQIRTRAMHRTNEFGLAAHWAYKQGDRPDGQVGWLRDLIEIVDASHDAEELLEHTRMAIYQDRIFAFTPKGALFQLPIGATAVDFAFAVHTDLGAQTVGAKINGRHMPLRTRLENGDVVEIIKGKNAEPQLSWLGFVVTGKARAAVRRAVRLKERAEVAEIGSKLFDEIVARVPAKIGKKAIRDAVARLELEDEEDLMYAIGSAKLDDREVMEALVPGCTAEMAEDGTWPTRERVISIRGLTPGVGFHLATCCHPIPGDRIVGLRKPGEGVEVHAIDCFELASGIDADWLDLSWGRRSVGAVGRLRVTLYDRPGTLADMAAIFAQNLANVVALDQVQRDSPFQTYELDLEVQDLAHLTRILSALRASDAVAQAERI from the coding sequence ATGCTGCGCCAGTACGAACTTGTTGAGCGGGTCAAGGAATACGACCCCGACGCCGACGAGGCGCTGCTCAACCGCGCCTATGTCTACACCGTGCAGAAACACGGCACGCAGAAGCGCGCCAGCGGCGATCCCTATTTCAGCCACCCGGTCGAGGTCGCCGGGCTGATGACCGATCTCCAGCTCGACCAGGAAACCATCGTCACCGCGCTGCTGCACGACACGGTCGAGGATACGCTGGCGACGATCGAGGATGTCGAGGAGAATTTCGGCGAGGAGGTCGCGCGGCTGGTCGACGGCGTGACCAAGCTGTCGAAGATCGAGGCCATGCCCGAAAACGAGCGCGCGGCCGAAAACCTGCGCAAGTTCCTGCTGGCGATGAGCGAGGACATTCGCGTGCTGCTGGTCAAGCTGGGCGACCGCCTGCACAACATGCGCACGCTGCATTTCATCAAGAGCCCGGAGAAGCGCCGCCGCATCGCGCGCGAGACGATGGATATCTACGCCCCGCTCGCCGAGCGGGTCGGGATGTACGAATATATGCGCGAGATGCAGCTGCTCGCTTTCGAACAGCTCGAGCCCGAAGCCTACCGCACGATCACCGGCCGGCTGGAACAGATCCGCCGGCAGGGCGGGGGCCAGGTCGATGCGATCGCGCTGACGATCAAGCAGGCACTGGCCGAAGCGGGCCTGCAGGTGGAGGTTTCGGGGCGCGAGAAGCACCCCTATTCGATCTGGCGCAAGATGGCCGAACGCCATCTGCCGTTCGACCAGGTCAGCGACATCATGGCTTTCCGCGTGATCTGCGAGAGCGAAGCCGATTGCTATGCCGCGCTGGGCGTGCTGCACACGACCTGGCAATTCATTCCCGGCAAGTTCAAGGATTACATCTCGACGCCGAAGACGAACGGCTATCGCTCGATCCACACTTCGCTGATCTACGAGAACTCGATGCGGGTCGAGGTGCAGATCCGCACCCGCGCGATGCACCGCACCAACGAGTTCGGCCTCGCCGCGCACTGGGCCTACAAGCAGGGCGACCGGCCCGACGGGCAGGTCGGCTGGCTGCGCGACCTGATCGAGATCGTCGATGCCAGCCACGATGCGGAGGAGCTGCTCGAACACACGCGCATGGCGATTTACCAGGATCGCATTTTCGCCTTCACGCCCAAGGGCGCGCTGTTCCAGTTGCCGATCGGCGCCACCGCGGTCGATTTCGCCTTCGCCGTCCATACCGATCTCGGCGCGCAGACGGTTGGGGCGAAGATCAACGGCCGCCACATGCCGCTGCGCACCCGGCTGGAAAACGGCGACGTGGTGGAAATCATCAAGGGCAAGAATGCCGAACCGCAGCTGTCCTGGCTCGGCTTCGTCGTCACCGGCAAGGCGCGGGCGGCGGTGCGCCGCGCGGTGCGGCTGAAGGAACGCGCCGAAGTGGCGGAAATCGGCAGCAAGCTGTTCGACGAGATCGTCGCGCGCGTCCCGGCCAAGATCGGCAAGAAGGCGATCCGCGACGCGGTCGCCCGGCTGGAGCTGGAGGACGAGGAGGACCTGATGTACGCGATCGGTTCGGCCAAGCTCGACGATCGCGAAGTGATGGAAGCGCTGGTGCCCGGCTGCACCGCCGAAATGGCGGAGGACGGCACCTGGCCCACGCGCGAGCGGGTCATTTCGATTCGCGGCCTGACCCCGGGGGTCGGTTTCCACCTCGCCACCTGCTGCCACCCGATTCCCGGCGACCGCATCGTTGGCCTGCGCAAGCCGGGCGAGGGGGTCGAAGTCCACGCGATCGACTGCTTCGAACTGGCGAGCGGGATCGATGCCGACTGGCTCGACCTGTCGTGGGGCCGGCGTTCGGTCGGCGCCGTCGGGCGGCTCAGAGTCACGCTCTACGACAGGCCCGGCACGCTGGCCGACATGGCGGCGATCTTCGCGCAGAACCTCGCCAACGTGGTCGCGCTCGACCAGGTCCAGCGCGACAGCCCGTTCCAGACGTACGAGCTGGATCTGGAGGTGCAGGACCTCGCCCACCTCACCCGCATCCTCAGCGCCCTGCGCGCCAGCGACGCCGTGGCCCAGGCGGAGCGGATCTAG